One Brassica napus cultivar Da-Ae chromosome C4, Da-Ae, whole genome shotgun sequence genomic region harbors:
- the LOC111213224 gene encoding sister chromatid cohesion 1 protein 2 isoform X4 — translation MLLILGFWMIFTGVMLSLRKILHLKKMEVLVGIQRAWTSIIWKGSTWRRTCCLRFMKLLLPIILILDKNDRYARGETSVRVAEAEPLNSNKSSRDHQTASRHGEDPESDDMLVEPQVSEGIIRAQEEATARETICTIVQRLEDPESDDMLGELQASEDIRRAQAEETICTVVQRLEDPHESPGDNLHRDGHRENSESEKTWVEKTPHDGSLPSKCKSPEEIHRSEDQPSGDSRIDGEKESTREEPEPGSMSKNTDLPEGIEKHRGHSDGEMTDTDMFHGSHKEPYETPEVNQVRHNVTEKGFLSDVSFSEEGSKGSNAKDTPVAATPKPATWLNISEGETSHQFSIIPTPAGKESSRVSRKRKCLIDDEVMIPSKVMKKMIEDPSSLVAKRRRVPYTDYPEKRIKRFTDPSRSSWDPLIPYGSLELQSLFCQPIKLKEQNTTETPKAAKTAGRMKRSSLRTVGDVSSPEQTENGRKIMETPQAAALTELKISVPETGTSSVAGGSSHPTNVPPETPVKPAEPAQLAPETPARTSEQTGIAPETPVVSEQVEIAPDTPVRESMSKRYFNNHEMCEQETRPANSFTSFEERRSEICEDRRDLDAILMNEEVNAHETEDLQKETWSARTRNVAKFLEKTFLEQREKGEEEKASLLQLCRGRTQKESARLFFETLVLKTTGYLEVKQDHPYSDILLCRFTRQQEACCIAQ, via the exons ATGCTTTTGATCTTGGGGTTTTGGATGATTTTCACGG GGGTAATGTTAAGCCTCAGGAAGATATTACACTTAAAGAAG ATGGAGGTGCTGGTCGGGATACAGAGAGCATGGACCAGTATTATATGGAAAGG TTCGACATGGAGGAGGACCTGCTGTCTACGTTTCATGAAACTTTTGCTGCCGATCATACTGATACTAGACA AAAATGACAGGTATGCTAGAGGAGAAACATCAGTCAGAGTTGCTGAAGCAGAACCACTGAACTCTAACAAATCATCCAGAGATCACCAAACTGCATCTAGGCATGGGGAGGATCCAGAATCAGATGACATGCTTGTGGAACCGCAAGTATCTGAAGGTATCATAAGAGCACAAGAGGAAGCAACAGCTAGAGAAACCATATGTACCATTGTGCAGAGACTAGAGGATCCAGAATCAGATGACATGCTTGGGGAACTGCAAGCATCTGAAGATATCAGAAGAGCTCAAGCGGAAGAAACCATATGTACCGTTGTGCAGAGACTAGAGGATCCTCATGAATCCCCAGGAGATAATCTACATAGAGACGGGCACAGGGAGAATTCAGAATCAGAGAAAACATGGGTGGAAAAGACGCCTCATGACGGGTCCCTACCATCTAAATGCAAAAGTCCTGAAGAGATTCaccggagtgaggatcaacctTCTGGCGACTCAAGAATTGATGGGGAGAAAGAGAGTACTCGAGAAGAACCAGAACCAGGTTCTATGAGTAAAAATACAGACTTGCCTGAAGGCATAGAGAAACATCGGGGCCATAGTGATGGGGAAATGACAGACACTGACATGTTCCATGGGTCTCATAAAGAGCCATATGAGACTCCTGAAGTGAATCAAGTTAGACACAATGTTACCGAGAAAGGTTTTCTCTCGGACGTGAGTTTTTCAGAAGAGGGGAGTAAAGGATCTAATGCTAAAGATACGCCAGTTGCTGCTACTCCCAAACCAGCTACGTGGCTGAACATCTCTGAAG GGGAAACAAGCCATCAGTTTTCGATCATTCCTACGCCGGCTGGAAAGGAGTCTTCTCGGGTTTCACGGAAGAGAAAGTGTctgatagatgatgaagtgatGATTCCGAGCAA AGTTATGAAGAAAATGATAGAAGACCCAAGTTCATTGGTTGCAAAACGGAGAAGAGTTCCATATACTGACTATCCTGAGAAAAGAATCAAACGTTTTACCGATCCCTCAAGAAGTTCCTGGGACCCTTTGATTCCAT ATGGTTCTTTGGAACTCCAGTCACTTTTTTGTCAACCTATCAAGCTTAAAGAACAGAACACCACAGAAACTCCTAAAGCTGCTAAAACTGCTGGGCGGATGAAAAGGTCTTCTCTTAGAACAGTTGGAGATGTTTCTTCCCCTGAGCAGACTGAGAATGGTCGGAAAATTATGGAAACTCCTCAAGCTGCTGCTCTTACTGAGCTGAAAATTTCTGTTCCAGAGACGGGAACTAGCTCCGTAGCTGGGGGAAGTTCTCATCCAACGAATGTTCCTCCAGAGACTCCAGTGAAGCCTGCGGAGCCAGCACAGCTTGCTCCAGAAACCCCAGCAAGGACATCAGAGCAGACAGGGATTGCTCCAGAAACACCAGTAGTCTCTGAGCAAGTAGAGATTGCTCCTGATACGCCGGTGAGGGAATCAATGTCGAAAAGATATTTCAACAACCATGAGATGTGTGAACAAGAAACAAGACCTGCAAACTCCTTCACCTCCTTTGAAGAGCGCCGGTCAGAAATTTGCGAGGATAGAAGGGACCTTGATGCAATATTGATGAACGAGGAG GTGAATGCACATGAAACAGAGGATCTTCAAAAAG AGACATGGTCAGCAAGAACAAG AAATGTTGCGAAATTCCTGGAAAAGACGTTTCTGGAGCAGAGggagaaaggagaagaagaaaaggcgAGTTTGTTACAGCTTTGCAGAGGAAGAACTCAGAAGGAAAGCGCAAGACTCTTTTTCGAGACTTTG GTGTTGAAGACGACAGGTTACTTGGAAGTGAAGCAAGACCATCCATATAGTGATATTCTTCTCTGTCGGTTCACCAGACAACAAGAAGCTTGTTGCATAGCGCAATAG
- the LOC111213224 gene encoding sister chromatid cohesion 1 protein 2 isoform X3: MLLILGFWMIFTGVMLSLRKILHLKKMEVLVGIQRAWTSIIWKGSTWRRTCCLRFMKLLLPIILILDKNDRYARGETSVRVAEAEPLNSNKSSRDHQTASRHGEDPESDDMLVEPQVSEGIIRAQEEATARETICTIVQRLEDPESDDMLGELQASEDIRRAQAEETICTVVQRLEDPHESPGDNLHRDGHRENSESEKTWVEKTPHDGSLPSKCKSPEEIHRSEDQPSGDSRIDGEKESTREEPEPGSMSKNTDLPEGIEKHRGHSDGEMTDTDMFHGSHKEPYETPEVNQVRHNVTEKGFLSDVSFSEEGSKGSNAKDTPVAATPKPATWLNISEGETSHQFSIIPTPAGKESSRVSRKRKCLIDDEVMIPSKVMKKMIEDPSSLVAKRRRVPYTDYPEKRIKRFTDPSRSSWDPLIPYGSLELQSLFCQPIKLKEQNTTETPKAAKTAGRMKRSSLRTVGDVSSPEQTENGRKIMETPQAAALTELKISVPETGTSSVAGGSSHPTNVPPETPVKPAEPAQLAPETPARTSEQTGIAPETPVVSEQVEIAPDTPVRESMSKRYFNNHEMCEQETRPANSFTSFEERRSEICEDRRDLDAILMNEEQVNAHETEDLQKETWSARTRNVAKFLEKTFLEQREKGEEEKASLLQLCRGRTQKESARLFFETLVLKTTGYLEVKQDHPYSDILLCRFTRQQEACCIAQ, from the exons ATGCTTTTGATCTTGGGGTTTTGGATGATTTTCACGG GGGTAATGTTAAGCCTCAGGAAGATATTACACTTAAAGAAG ATGGAGGTGCTGGTCGGGATACAGAGAGCATGGACCAGTATTATATGGAAAGG TTCGACATGGAGGAGGACCTGCTGTCTACGTTTCATGAAACTTTTGCTGCCGATCATACTGATACTAGACA AAAATGACAGGTATGCTAGAGGAGAAACATCAGTCAGAGTTGCTGAAGCAGAACCACTGAACTCTAACAAATCATCCAGAGATCACCAAACTGCATCTAGGCATGGGGAGGATCCAGAATCAGATGACATGCTTGTGGAACCGCAAGTATCTGAAGGTATCATAAGAGCACAAGAGGAAGCAACAGCTAGAGAAACCATATGTACCATTGTGCAGAGACTAGAGGATCCAGAATCAGATGACATGCTTGGGGAACTGCAAGCATCTGAAGATATCAGAAGAGCTCAAGCGGAAGAAACCATATGTACCGTTGTGCAGAGACTAGAGGATCCTCATGAATCCCCAGGAGATAATCTACATAGAGACGGGCACAGGGAGAATTCAGAATCAGAGAAAACATGGGTGGAAAAGACGCCTCATGACGGGTCCCTACCATCTAAATGCAAAAGTCCTGAAGAGATTCaccggagtgaggatcaacctTCTGGCGACTCAAGAATTGATGGGGAGAAAGAGAGTACTCGAGAAGAACCAGAACCAGGTTCTATGAGTAAAAATACAGACTTGCCTGAAGGCATAGAGAAACATCGGGGCCATAGTGATGGGGAAATGACAGACACTGACATGTTCCATGGGTCTCATAAAGAGCCATATGAGACTCCTGAAGTGAATCAAGTTAGACACAATGTTACCGAGAAAGGTTTTCTCTCGGACGTGAGTTTTTCAGAAGAGGGGAGTAAAGGATCTAATGCTAAAGATACGCCAGTTGCTGCTACTCCCAAACCAGCTACGTGGCTGAACATCTCTGAAG GGGAAACAAGCCATCAGTTTTCGATCATTCCTACGCCGGCTGGAAAGGAGTCTTCTCGGGTTTCACGGAAGAGAAAGTGTctgatagatgatgaagtgatGATTCCGAGCAA AGTTATGAAGAAAATGATAGAAGACCCAAGTTCATTGGTTGCAAAACGGAGAAGAGTTCCATATACTGACTATCCTGAGAAAAGAATCAAACGTTTTACCGATCCCTCAAGAAGTTCCTGGGACCCTTTGATTCCAT ATGGTTCTTTGGAACTCCAGTCACTTTTTTGTCAACCTATCAAGCTTAAAGAACAGAACACCACAGAAACTCCTAAAGCTGCTAAAACTGCTGGGCGGATGAAAAGGTCTTCTCTTAGAACAGTTGGAGATGTTTCTTCCCCTGAGCAGACTGAGAATGGTCGGAAAATTATGGAAACTCCTCAAGCTGCTGCTCTTACTGAGCTGAAAATTTCTGTTCCAGAGACGGGAACTAGCTCCGTAGCTGGGGGAAGTTCTCATCCAACGAATGTTCCTCCAGAGACTCCAGTGAAGCCTGCGGAGCCAGCACAGCTTGCTCCAGAAACCCCAGCAAGGACATCAGAGCAGACAGGGATTGCTCCAGAAACACCAGTAGTCTCTGAGCAAGTAGAGATTGCTCCTGATACGCCGGTGAGGGAATCAATGTCGAAAAGATATTTCAACAACCATGAGATGTGTGAACAAGAAACAAGACCTGCAAACTCCTTCACCTCCTTTGAAGAGCGCCGGTCAGAAATTTGCGAGGATAGAAGGGACCTTGATGCAATATTGATGAACGAGGAG CAGGTGAATGCACATGAAACAGAGGATCTTCAAAAAG AGACATGGTCAGCAAGAACAAG AAATGTTGCGAAATTCCTGGAAAAGACGTTTCTGGAGCAGAGggagaaaggagaagaagaaaaggcgAGTTTGTTACAGCTTTGCAGAGGAAGAACTCAGAAGGAAAGCGCAAGACTCTTTTTCGAGACTTTG GTGTTGAAGACGACAGGTTACTTGGAAGTGAAGCAAGACCATCCATATAGTGATATTCTTCTCTGTCGGTTCACCAGACAACAAGAAGCTTGTTGCATAGCGCAATAG
- the LOC111213224 gene encoding sister chromatid cohesion 1 protein 2 isoform X1 produces the protein MFYSQQCLVSRKGPLGAIWVAAYFYKKLKKAQVKDTHIPSSVDQILQKELDLLTYRVLAYLLLGVVRIYSKKVDFLFHDCNRALVGVKEFVAKEKNRDNTNVPLPAAASTSFLSIALPECFELDAFDLGVLDDFHGGNVKPQEDITLKEDGGAGRDTESMDQYYMERFDMEEDLLSTFHETFAADHTDTRHESSANDMDIDVENDRYARGETSVRVAEAEPLNSNKSSRDHQTASRHGEDPESDDMLVEPQVSEGIIRAQEEATARETICTIVQRLEDPESDDMLGELQASEDIRRAQAEETICTVVQRLEDPHESPGDNLHRDGHRENSESEKTWVEKTPHDGSLPSKCKSPEEIHRSEDQPSGDSRIDGEKESTREEPEPGSMSKNTDLPEGIEKHRGHSDGEMTDTDMFHGSHKEPYETPEVNQVRHNVTEKGFLSDVSFSEEGSKGSNAKDTPVAATPKPATWLNISEGETSHQFSIIPTPAGKESSRVSRKRKCLIDDEVMIPSKVMKKMIEDPSSLVAKRRRVPYTDYPEKRIKRFTDPSRSSWDPLIPYGSLELQSLFCQPIKLKEQNTTETPKAAKTAGRMKRSSLRTVGDVSSPEQTENGRKIMETPQAAALTELKISVPETGTSSVAGGSSHPTNVPPETPVKPAEPAQLAPETPARTSEQTGIAPETPVVSEQVEIAPDTPVRESMSKRYFNNHEMCEQETRPANSFTSFEERRSEICEDRRDLDAILMNEEQVNAHETEDLQKETWSARTRNVAKFLEKTFLEQREKGEEEKASLLQLCRGRTQKESARLFFETLVLKTTGYLEVKQDHPYSDILLCRFTRQQEACCIAQ, from the exons ATGTTTTACTCGCAGCAATGCCTCGTGTCAAGGAAAGGACCTTTAGGAGCGATTTGGGTGGCTGCGTATTTCtacaagaagctgaagaaagCCCAAGTCAAAGACACTCATATTCCTTCCTCCGTTG ACCAGATTTTGCAAAAGGAGTTGGATCTTTTGACATACAGAGTGTTAGCGTATCTTCTTCTGGGTGTTGTTAGAATATATTCCAAGAAGGTGGACTTTCTGTTCCATGATTGCAACAGAGCGTTGGTCGGCGTAAAGGAGTTTGTGGCTAAGGAGAAGAACAGAGACAACACTAATGTGCCTTTGCCTGCTGCTGCGTCTACGAGCTTTTTGTCAATTGCTTTGCCTGAGTGTTTCGAGCTAGATGCTTTTGATCTTGGGGTTTTGGATGATTTTCACGG GGGTAATGTTAAGCCTCAGGAAGATATTACACTTAAAGAAG ATGGAGGTGCTGGTCGGGATACAGAGAGCATGGACCAGTATTATATGGAAAGG TTCGACATGGAGGAGGACCTGCTGTCTACGTTTCATGAAACTTTTGCTGCCGATCATACTGATACTAGACA TGAGAGCTCTGCCAATGATATGGACATAGATGTAGAAAATGACAGGTATGCTAGAGGAGAAACATCAGTCAGAGTTGCTGAAGCAGAACCACTGAACTCTAACAAATCATCCAGAGATCACCAAACTGCATCTAGGCATGGGGAGGATCCAGAATCAGATGACATGCTTGTGGAACCGCAAGTATCTGAAGGTATCATAAGAGCACAAGAGGAAGCAACAGCTAGAGAAACCATATGTACCATTGTGCAGAGACTAGAGGATCCAGAATCAGATGACATGCTTGGGGAACTGCAAGCATCTGAAGATATCAGAAGAGCTCAAGCGGAAGAAACCATATGTACCGTTGTGCAGAGACTAGAGGATCCTCATGAATCCCCAGGAGATAATCTACATAGAGACGGGCACAGGGAGAATTCAGAATCAGAGAAAACATGGGTGGAAAAGACGCCTCATGACGGGTCCCTACCATCTAAATGCAAAAGTCCTGAAGAGATTCaccggagtgaggatcaacctTCTGGCGACTCAAGAATTGATGGGGAGAAAGAGAGTACTCGAGAAGAACCAGAACCAGGTTCTATGAGTAAAAATACAGACTTGCCTGAAGGCATAGAGAAACATCGGGGCCATAGTGATGGGGAAATGACAGACACTGACATGTTCCATGGGTCTCATAAAGAGCCATATGAGACTCCTGAAGTGAATCAAGTTAGACACAATGTTACCGAGAAAGGTTTTCTCTCGGACGTGAGTTTTTCAGAAGAGGGGAGTAAAGGATCTAATGCTAAAGATACGCCAGTTGCTGCTACTCCCAAACCAGCTACGTGGCTGAACATCTCTGAAG GGGAAACAAGCCATCAGTTTTCGATCATTCCTACGCCGGCTGGAAAGGAGTCTTCTCGGGTTTCACGGAAGAGAAAGTGTctgatagatgatgaagtgatGATTCCGAGCAA AGTTATGAAGAAAATGATAGAAGACCCAAGTTCATTGGTTGCAAAACGGAGAAGAGTTCCATATACTGACTATCCTGAGAAAAGAATCAAACGTTTTACCGATCCCTCAAGAAGTTCCTGGGACCCTTTGATTCCAT ATGGTTCTTTGGAACTCCAGTCACTTTTTTGTCAACCTATCAAGCTTAAAGAACAGAACACCACAGAAACTCCTAAAGCTGCTAAAACTGCTGGGCGGATGAAAAGGTCTTCTCTTAGAACAGTTGGAGATGTTTCTTCCCCTGAGCAGACTGAGAATGGTCGGAAAATTATGGAAACTCCTCAAGCTGCTGCTCTTACTGAGCTGAAAATTTCTGTTCCAGAGACGGGAACTAGCTCCGTAGCTGGGGGAAGTTCTCATCCAACGAATGTTCCTCCAGAGACTCCAGTGAAGCCTGCGGAGCCAGCACAGCTTGCTCCAGAAACCCCAGCAAGGACATCAGAGCAGACAGGGATTGCTCCAGAAACACCAGTAGTCTCTGAGCAAGTAGAGATTGCTCCTGATACGCCGGTGAGGGAATCAATGTCGAAAAGATATTTCAACAACCATGAGATGTGTGAACAAGAAACAAGACCTGCAAACTCCTTCACCTCCTTTGAAGAGCGCCGGTCAGAAATTTGCGAGGATAGAAGGGACCTTGATGCAATATTGATGAACGAGGAG CAGGTGAATGCACATGAAACAGAGGATCTTCAAAAAG AGACATGGTCAGCAAGAACAAG AAATGTTGCGAAATTCCTGGAAAAGACGTTTCTGGAGCAGAGggagaaaggagaagaagaaaaggcgAGTTTGTTACAGCTTTGCAGAGGAAGAACTCAGAAGGAAAGCGCAAGACTCTTTTTCGAGACTTTG GTGTTGAAGACGACAGGTTACTTGGAAGTGAAGCAAGACCATCCATATAGTGATATTCTTCTCTGTCGGTTCACCAGACAACAAGAAGCTTGTTGCATAGCGCAATAG
- the LOC111213224 gene encoding sister chromatid cohesion 1 protein 2 isoform X2 produces MFYSQQCLVSRKGPLGAIWVAAYFYKKLKKAQVKDTHIPSSVDQILQKELDLLTYRVLAYLLLGVVRIYSKKVDFLFHDCNRALVGVKEFVAKEKNRDNTNVPLPAAASTSFLSIALPECFELDAFDLGVLDDFHGGNVKPQEDITLKEDGGAGRDTESMDQYYMERFDMEEDLLSTFHETFAADHTDTRHESSANDMDIDVENDRYARGETSVRVAEAEPLNSNKSSRDHQTASRHGEDPESDDMLVEPQVSEGIIRAQEEATARETICTIVQRLEDPESDDMLGELQASEDIRRAQAEETICTVVQRLEDPHESPGDNLHRDGHRENSESEKTWVEKTPHDGSLPSKCKSPEEIHRSEDQPSGDSRIDGEKESTREEPEPGSMSKNTDLPEGIEKHRGHSDGEMTDTDMFHGSHKEPYETPEVNQVRHNVTEKGFLSDVSFSEEGSKGSNAKDTPVAATPKPATWLNISEGETSHQFSIIPTPAGKESSRVSRKRKCLIDDEVMIPSKVMKKMIEDPSSLVAKRRRVPYTDYPEKRIKRFTDPSRSSWDPLIPYGSLELQSLFCQPIKLKEQNTTETPKAAKTAGRMKRSSLRTVGDVSSPEQTENGRKIMETPQAAALTELKISVPETGTSSVAGGSSHPTNVPPETPVKPAEPAQLAPETPARTSEQTGIAPETPVVSEQVEIAPDTPVRESMSKRYFNNHEMCEQETRPANSFTSFEERRSEICEDRRDLDAILMNEEVNAHETEDLQKETWSARTRNVAKFLEKTFLEQREKGEEEKASLLQLCRGRTQKESARLFFETLVLKTTGYLEVKQDHPYSDILLCRFTRQQEACCIAQ; encoded by the exons ATGTTTTACTCGCAGCAATGCCTCGTGTCAAGGAAAGGACCTTTAGGAGCGATTTGGGTGGCTGCGTATTTCtacaagaagctgaagaaagCCCAAGTCAAAGACACTCATATTCCTTCCTCCGTTG ACCAGATTTTGCAAAAGGAGTTGGATCTTTTGACATACAGAGTGTTAGCGTATCTTCTTCTGGGTGTTGTTAGAATATATTCCAAGAAGGTGGACTTTCTGTTCCATGATTGCAACAGAGCGTTGGTCGGCGTAAAGGAGTTTGTGGCTAAGGAGAAGAACAGAGACAACACTAATGTGCCTTTGCCTGCTGCTGCGTCTACGAGCTTTTTGTCAATTGCTTTGCCTGAGTGTTTCGAGCTAGATGCTTTTGATCTTGGGGTTTTGGATGATTTTCACGG GGGTAATGTTAAGCCTCAGGAAGATATTACACTTAAAGAAG ATGGAGGTGCTGGTCGGGATACAGAGAGCATGGACCAGTATTATATGGAAAGG TTCGACATGGAGGAGGACCTGCTGTCTACGTTTCATGAAACTTTTGCTGCCGATCATACTGATACTAGACA TGAGAGCTCTGCCAATGATATGGACATAGATGTAGAAAATGACAGGTATGCTAGAGGAGAAACATCAGTCAGAGTTGCTGAAGCAGAACCACTGAACTCTAACAAATCATCCAGAGATCACCAAACTGCATCTAGGCATGGGGAGGATCCAGAATCAGATGACATGCTTGTGGAACCGCAAGTATCTGAAGGTATCATAAGAGCACAAGAGGAAGCAACAGCTAGAGAAACCATATGTACCATTGTGCAGAGACTAGAGGATCCAGAATCAGATGACATGCTTGGGGAACTGCAAGCATCTGAAGATATCAGAAGAGCTCAAGCGGAAGAAACCATATGTACCGTTGTGCAGAGACTAGAGGATCCTCATGAATCCCCAGGAGATAATCTACATAGAGACGGGCACAGGGAGAATTCAGAATCAGAGAAAACATGGGTGGAAAAGACGCCTCATGACGGGTCCCTACCATCTAAATGCAAAAGTCCTGAAGAGATTCaccggagtgaggatcaacctTCTGGCGACTCAAGAATTGATGGGGAGAAAGAGAGTACTCGAGAAGAACCAGAACCAGGTTCTATGAGTAAAAATACAGACTTGCCTGAAGGCATAGAGAAACATCGGGGCCATAGTGATGGGGAAATGACAGACACTGACATGTTCCATGGGTCTCATAAAGAGCCATATGAGACTCCTGAAGTGAATCAAGTTAGACACAATGTTACCGAGAAAGGTTTTCTCTCGGACGTGAGTTTTTCAGAAGAGGGGAGTAAAGGATCTAATGCTAAAGATACGCCAGTTGCTGCTACTCCCAAACCAGCTACGTGGCTGAACATCTCTGAAG GGGAAACAAGCCATCAGTTTTCGATCATTCCTACGCCGGCTGGAAAGGAGTCTTCTCGGGTTTCACGGAAGAGAAAGTGTctgatagatgatgaagtgatGATTCCGAGCAA AGTTATGAAGAAAATGATAGAAGACCCAAGTTCATTGGTTGCAAAACGGAGAAGAGTTCCATATACTGACTATCCTGAGAAAAGAATCAAACGTTTTACCGATCCCTCAAGAAGTTCCTGGGACCCTTTGATTCCAT ATGGTTCTTTGGAACTCCAGTCACTTTTTTGTCAACCTATCAAGCTTAAAGAACAGAACACCACAGAAACTCCTAAAGCTGCTAAAACTGCTGGGCGGATGAAAAGGTCTTCTCTTAGAACAGTTGGAGATGTTTCTTCCCCTGAGCAGACTGAGAATGGTCGGAAAATTATGGAAACTCCTCAAGCTGCTGCTCTTACTGAGCTGAAAATTTCTGTTCCAGAGACGGGAACTAGCTCCGTAGCTGGGGGAAGTTCTCATCCAACGAATGTTCCTCCAGAGACTCCAGTGAAGCCTGCGGAGCCAGCACAGCTTGCTCCAGAAACCCCAGCAAGGACATCAGAGCAGACAGGGATTGCTCCAGAAACACCAGTAGTCTCTGAGCAAGTAGAGATTGCTCCTGATACGCCGGTGAGGGAATCAATGTCGAAAAGATATTTCAACAACCATGAGATGTGTGAACAAGAAACAAGACCTGCAAACTCCTTCACCTCCTTTGAAGAGCGCCGGTCAGAAATTTGCGAGGATAGAAGGGACCTTGATGCAATATTGATGAACGAGGAG GTGAATGCACATGAAACAGAGGATCTTCAAAAAG AGACATGGTCAGCAAGAACAAG AAATGTTGCGAAATTCCTGGAAAAGACGTTTCTGGAGCAGAGggagaaaggagaagaagaaaaggcgAGTTTGTTACAGCTTTGCAGAGGAAGAACTCAGAAGGAAAGCGCAAGACTCTTTTTCGAGACTTTG GTGTTGAAGACGACAGGTTACTTGGAAGTGAAGCAAGACCATCCATATAGTGATATTCTTCTCTGTCGGTTCACCAGACAACAAGAAGCTTGTTGCATAGCGCAATAG